The following coding sequences lie in one Drosophila sulfurigaster albostrigata strain 15112-1811.04 chromosome 2R, ASM2355843v2, whole genome shotgun sequence genomic window:
- the LOC133836209 gene encoding LOW QUALITY PROTEIN: filaggrin (The sequence of the model RefSeq protein was modified relative to this genomic sequence to represent the inferred CDS: deleted 1 base in 1 codon) has protein sequence MSSSCERIEWVEIIEPRTKEHMYANLTTGECVWDPPEDVPIKRTDSSQWWELFDTNTQRFYYYNAATQKTVWHRPSKCDIIPLAKLQTLKQNTDPSERREQTTPQKQSSSLQKHPQHQQQQQQQQQQQQLQQQSSPMSAANKKGRGQRASGGNGTVASSEEKLSSSVTGNEMISSPRGRQSFRVGTGDSSRSMDMQQSLPQQQQQQQQQQQQGYGSRRSQDSCNHYKESGKSSDSSLSSAHGYRRFNDASNGAALPNDGLRLGSLQKQQRSGKDNGAFEMLQESTSSHNLPHGSSSSSSYVGGSVIGDSSSSNKYFDHQLLPSHMQGYCSSKSSDIASPTHSIHTPQAQKKKISPDADRQYNYAQQQQQQQQQHQQQQQQRNAQRSTGGGGSVAGSGKSFGAAMADREYKVSLARSGSFMSSSINPAAAGHHSKSYRKSSAEANGSTAAGSGGGGGGGAASDDSMHEKYFKSVENTPQSRRRHTTNAKGHGSGGGGASGSNTATSTAGSGSSGHKKHSSDSSPQSPISPQTKSSRQAKTSATNPPPQLQLQHSHRLDEPPNSTLDLLSLERMSLSKGAPISPSAGSDNLGMLTHSSRGSNDSAARRQKSNNSTANRSQSHHYPGQGSLRHSASSSLDKRGYYPLQSGSGEKRDSRRSKNTSSSHHYQQHLQPDNSDVEYDNGNISPLYSNCGQEMPHLTKLKHYILEQAKLFNRYDYGDGEGGGDSDSYHSDSQSEHSLSGHEPDNEDSDGGSDTHGGYLEHNYGMIDDYANMGDSVSYYAYQYPPYDPAGREDISDNVEAVLEGIGGNTEPAAAPKPKPRYQISYYDTVSHSPSSSVGQGHQYNQHNQQLYSNTPSYPFASHGHGHGHGLGPPPVAPPHQQQLHLDPNDASSAKQKQSQTLPSPNRQISRLVAGQLTKEDANQQQQLAPHQPQLPSAHAAQSAVISSLSRGGNHKLAPPSLKPTIQQIFPPSERAPGAPMLACMKECDIEKFAADNMNLHSKGIFRKKASVRDMLSWTAEAIGRPMLALSRDKADKKTAIELFKLVQIYMGDRKARVGMNLNSVAIDIITASLPQQQLRDELYVQLCRQTTENPKRESLIRGWELMAICLSFVPPSPTFQPTLLNYVNRHRDPSFATGFLEVCKWPIHVQISHYATVCCRRLDRIGSSGRRLAKKPTEDEVEQARQQILRNSMFGNTLPEVMDLQKDKFPFRKLPWIQTTLSEHVLLLNGKQTEGIFRVSADVDEVNCMKNRLDRWDVPDYKNTMVDAHAPASLLKLWYRELYDPLIPDDYYEDCVNTEDPDKAKEIVNKLPQINQLVLTYLIHFLQQFSNPEVVSCTKMDSSNLAMVFAPNCLRCTSDDPKVILENARKEMSFIHVLIQHMDTAHVANLV, from the exons ATGAGTTCAAGTTGTGAAAG AATAGAATGGGTGGAAATTATCGAGCCGCGCACCAAGGAGCACATGTATGCCAATCTAACAACTGGCGAGTGTGTCTGGGATCCACCCGAA GATGTGCCAATTAAGCGCACCGACTCATCGCAGTGGTGGGAACTGTTTGATACAAATACGCAACGCTTCTATTACTACAATGCGGCCACGCAGAAGACCGTGTGGCATCGGCCGAGCAAGTGTGATATTATTCCGCTGGCCAAGCTGCAGACGCTCAAACAGAACACCGATCCCAGTGAGCGGCGGGAGCAGACGACGCCCCAGAAGCAATCGTCATCGCTGCAAAAGCATccccaacaccaacagcaacaacagcagcagcagcagcaacagcaattgcaacaacaatctTCGCCCATGTCGGCGGCCAATAAGAAGGGGCGTGGCCAGCGGGCAAGTGGCGGCAATGGCACAGTGGCCAGCTCGGAGGAGAAACTCAGCAGCTCCGTCACTGGCAACGAAATGATCTCTAGTCCACGAGGCCGACAAAGTTTTCg CGTCGGCACTGGTGACTCATCCCGTTCAATGGACATGCAACAATCACtgccccagcagcagcagcagcaacaacaacagcaacaacaaggctATGGCTCTCGACGTTCGCAAG ACTCGTGCAATCACTACAAGGAGTCGGGCAAGTCGAGCGACTCGAGTCTCTCCAGCGCCCACGGCTATCGACGCTTCAACGATGCGTCCAATGGCGCCGCCTTGCCCAATGATGGACTGCGTCTGGGCTCGttgcagaagcagcaacgCTCTGGCAAGGATAATGGCGC CTTTGAAATGTTGCAAGAAAGCACAAGCTCGCATAATTTACCGCATggctcgtcctcgtcctcatcCTATGTTGGTGGTAGTGTGATCggtgacagcagcagcagcaataagtACTTTGATCATCAGCTTCTGCCCAGCCACATGCAGGGCTATTGCTCCTCCAAGTCATCCGATATTGCCTCACCCACGCATTCGATACATACGCCGCAGGcgcagaagaagaaaatctCC CCCGATGCCGATCGTCAATACAACTacgcacaacagcagcagcaacaacaacagcagcatcagcaacagcaacaacaacgcaacgcACAGCGTTCGACAGGTGGAGGAGGAAGTGTGGCAGGTTCGGGAAAATCCTTTGGTGCAGCTATGGCAG ATCGCGAATACAAAGTGTCGCTAGCGCGCTCTGGCAGCTTCATGTCCTCGTCGATTAATCCTGCCGCCGCAGGACATCACAGCAAATCATATCGCAAGAGCAGCGCCGAGGCGAATGGCAGCACAGCGGCTGGCAgcggcggaggaggaggcggtggAGCGGCCAGCGATGATTCAATGCATGAGAAGTACTTCAAGTCTGTGGAGAATACTCCGCAGTCGCGACGCCGCCACACAACGAATGCCAAAGGTCACGGCAGTGGGGGCGGTGGGgccagtggcagcaacacGGCAACCAGCACAGCTGGAAGTGGCAGCAGTGGCCACAAGAAGCACTCGAGCGACTCCAGTCCGCAGAGTCCGATTAGTCCGCAGACGAAGAGTTCCCGACAGGCCAAGACGAGCGCCACGAATCCGCCgccacagctgcagctgcagcattcGCATCGGCTCGACGAGCCGCCCAATTCGACGCTGGATCTGCTCAGCTTGGAGCGCATGTCGTTGAGCAAGGGGGCACCCATCTCGCCCAGCGCTGGCTCCGACAATCTGGGCATGTTAACGCATTCGTCGCGTGGCTCCAACGATTCGGCAGCGCGACGTCAGAAGTCCAACAACTCCACAGCGAATCGCTCGCAATCGCATCACTATCCTGGACAGGGATCGCTGCGGCACAGCGCCAGCTCGAGTCTGGACAAACGTGGCTATTATCCTCTCCAAAGCGGCAGTGGGGAGAAGCGTGATTCGCGTCGCTCGAAGAACACATCGTCGTCGCATCATTATCAGCAGCACTTGCAGCCTGACAACAGCGATGTGGAGTACGACAATGGCAACATTTCGCCATTGTACAGCAACTGTGGCCAGGAGATGCCGCATCTGACAAAGCTCAAGCACTACATTCTTGAGCAGGCGAAACTATTCAATCGCTACGATTATGGCGATGGCGAGGGCGGTGGTGACTCGGACTCGTATCACTCGGATAGTCAGTCGGAGCATTCGCTGTCGGGCCATGAGCCGGACAACGAGGACTCGGATGGCGGCTCTGATACCCATGGCGGTTACTTGGAGCACAACTATGGTATGATCGATGACTATGCTAACATGGGCGACAGCGTCTCCTACTACGCTTATCAGTATCCACCCTACGATCCAGCTGGACGCGAAGATAT TTCCGACAACGTGGAGGCTGTGCTGGAGGGCATTGGTGGCAACACGGAACCAGCTGCGgcgccaaagccaaagccacgCTATCAGATCTCATACTACGACACCGTCTCGCACAGTCCATCGTCGTCTGTGGGCCAGGGCCATCAGTACAACCAGCACAATCAGCAGCTGTATTCGAATACGCCCTCGTACCCGTTTGCCAGCCATGGACATGGTCACGGGCATGGCTTGGGGCCACCGCCGGTGGCGCCACCGCAtcagcagcaattgcatttggatCCGAACGATGCGTCCAGTGCCAAGCAAAAGCAATCGCAGACATTGCCCTCGCCCAATCGTCAAATCTCACGTCTAGTCGCCGGTCAGTTAACCAAAGAAGATgccaatcagcagcagcagctggcgccGCATCAACCGCAGCTGCCATCGGCCCATGCAGCCCAGTCGGCTGTCATCAGCAGTCTCAGCCGTGGTGGCAATCATAAGCTGGCACCGCCATCACTTAAACCCACCATCCAGCAGATCTTTCCGCCCAGCGAGCGTGCACCTGGCGCTCCAATGCTGGCCTGCATGAAGGAATGTGATATCGAGAAGTTTGCCGCCGACAATATGAATCTCCATTCGAAGGGCATCTTCCGCAAGAAGGCCTCTGTGCGTGACATGCTCAGCTGGACGGCGGAGGCCATTGGTCGACCCATGTTGGCACTGTCGCGTGACAAAGCGGACAAAAAGACGGCCATTGAGTTGTTCAAGTTGGTGCAAATCTACATGGGAGATCGCAAGGCGCGCGTTGGCATGAATCTCAATTCGGTGGCCATAGACATAATCACAGCATCCCTACCACAACAGCA ATTACGGGATGAGTTGTACGTGCAGCTGTGTCGCCAGACCACGGAGAATCCCAAGCGCGAGTCGTTGATACGCGGCTGGGAGCTGATGGCCATTTGTCTCTCTTTTGTGCCGCCTTCGCCAACGTTTCAACCCACGCTTCTCAA CTATGTGAATCGGCATCGTGATCCTTCGTTTGCTACTGGCTTCTTGGAGGTGTGCAAGTGGCCCATTCACGTGCAGATCTCGCATTATGCAACCGTGTGCTGTCGTCGCTTGGATCGTATTGGCAGCAGTGGACGTCGTTTGGCCAAGAAGCCCACCGAGGATGAAGTTGAGCAGGCGCGG CAACAAATCCTGCGCAACAGCATGTTCGGCAATACATTGCCTGAAGTGATGGATTTGCAAAAGGACAAGTTTCCATTCCGAAAGCTGCCCTGGATACAAACCACGCTTTCGGAGCAT GTACTCTTGCTCAATGGCAAGCAAACGGAGGGAATTTTTCGTGTGTCCGCCGATGTGGATGAAGTCAATTGCATGAAGAATCGCTTGGATCGGTGGGATGTTCCTGATTATAAGAACACAATGG TTGATGCCCATGCGCCCGCTAGTCTACTTAAGTTATGGTATCGCGAACTGTACGATCCGCTTATACCCGATGATTATTACGAGGATTGCGTGAACACTGAGGATCCCGACAAAGCCAAAGAAATAGTTAATAAGTTGCCCCAAATTAATCAACTG GTCCTAACGTATTTAATACACTTTCTGCAACAATTCTCGAATCCAGAGGTTGTTAGCTGCACAAAAATGGATTCATCGAATCTGGCCATGGTATTCGCGCCAAATTGTTTACGCTGCACTTCAGATGATCCCAAGGTGATACTGGAGAATGCACGCAAAGAGATGTCCTTTATACACGTCTTGATACAGCACATGGACACAGCACATGTGGCCAATCTGGTTTAG